In Phragmites australis chromosome 18, lpPhrAust1.1, whole genome shotgun sequence, the genomic window CCCGGTCCGTCGTATGGATACGGCGGGGGCTACGGTGCCGACATGGGCGGCTACGGTCAGAGTTTCTTCAGCATCAACTACGCCCGCAAccagccgccgccgtcgtctgTGTCCTACGAGCACCGCCCCCAAGTCACCAATGCTACCGTCCATTACTACCAGGGTGACGGCGCTACCGGGCCACCGCTGCCGAGCTCCTACTACGACGGAGGATATCCCTACCAGTATCCGCGAGGCGGCGGCTTGCCTCCGGTGGCAGCCTCCTCCGGCGAGCGGGCTGCTCCGcagcctccgccgtcgccgccgcgggtGTCTACCTGGGACTTCTTGAACCCGTTCGAGTCATTCGAAAGCTACTGCCAGGAGCAGCTGGGTCCCTTGGCAACCCATACACCTAGCCGGAGCTCGAATGATGCCGGGGAGGATGAGGACATCCCTGAACTGGAGGACGAGGAATTGGAAGAGGTGGTCAGGGAAGCGTACGGCGATGAGTGCACCGTTGTAAATGGCAAATTGGCCAAGGAGGAAGGGAGGAGTAGTGCCGGTGAGGAGTTGCACAGGAAGTCCAAGTTGTCGGATGCGAGTAGTAGCACTCCCAGTGAGGAACTGCACAGGAAGTCCAGATCATCGGATGCCAGCAGTAGCACCGGAAGCAGCACGGTCCATGTAGTAGAGAAGAGTTTGGTGGAAAAACAGCTGAAGCACTCAGGTGACTCTGGGTCACCTGCTGTGCCTGGGAAGATGTACAATGACGATGTTGAggttgtgcaggtgatcaagTCGCAGTTTGATCGTGCCTCAAAATCGGCAGGCGACGTGTGCAAGGTGCTTGAGGTTGGGAAGATGCCTTACAACCAGAAGAACTCAGGATTAAAAGGTTTATGATGCatcattactcgatttgccttCCAAAGTTTCAATCTTTTGCTATTTTGGTTATTCGATGAACaaaagaagatttttttttttctaacccAATTGCTTTTGCAGTGTCCCCAATGATGATATGTGGATTGCCTTCAACGGATGAGGAGTTCGTGCAGTTTGAGGAGGAAAAGGCTATGGAATGTGGCAACCTTTCTTCGATATTGCAGAAGCTGTACATATGGGAAAAGAAGCTTCTTGAGGAAGTCAAGGTTCTCAGCGTGCTTTACAGTTTTGAATTTCTAGCTGAATGATGTGATGCACTTGCTTTGCTTTTAGAGTTTAGATGTGTGACTGCCAAGACTCAGCTCTGCGATTTGCTATGATTAACTTCGCTATAAAAAGTTTGTTATTTGCTATTATTAACTTCGCTAGTTACTCAATAATATCATAGCTGGTtgggaaaaatgcacaaacccccCCATAAGTCACTCCATTTTTTAGATTCCCCCCCCCATAagccattttgttgcaaaaacccccccaacagtaatttagatttgcaaaaaaaccccagcaattgtttaatgcagaaaataggtttcctttaatataaaaaatatgtaaatcctttaataatttagataaaggttttaaaaatgattttttggtgaaataaataaaatgaaatatttttaattctattaatcttatatatatgtttttcaatgataaaataaatgttttaattatgtcCCTTAGAGGAATaaggatataattttatttattatttgtgttcaCAAATAACGACAAATCAATGGAGACTGATGCTAAATCTTGCCGAACTCTCTGCATCTACGGAAGAGAGGCCGGGCGCTGGAATGCGACCAAGTGCCATGTCAATGGGTAGGCTGGCCGGACAAATTAGAGAAGATTCCCTTTATACCATTGCAACTTATACGTTTGCCTTATGTGTTATCTAAAATTAATAACATagaaaacctagaaaaattaaaaattccctttattttctaattatttaccatttttccataattaaaaatatagaaaacctattaaaacattattctagattttctaaatttttctcataattaaaacatttattttatcattgaaaaacatatatatataagattaatataattaaaaacatttcattttatttatttcaccaaaggaatcatttttaaaaccttgatctaaattattaaagaatttacatattttttatattaaagaaaacctattttctggattaaacaattgctgggggggggggggggtttgcaaatctaaattactgttgggggggggggtttgcaacaaaatggcttatgggggggggggggatctcaaaaatggagtgacttatgggggggtttgtgcatttttccctaGCTGGTTTTGTCGGAAAGTTTGAGTAACGTACTATATTTGGATAATGAACGGAGTTCAGCTACTTTTACTTGCTGAGTATGCTCCTTTTTTGTTAAATTAATGCCTGTCGTATAGTAACGTACTATGTTTACGAGTAACGCACTATTCTTGGATAATGAACGTGAGTCTCAACTACTTCTACTTGCTGAGTATGCTTCTTTTTTCATTAAATGGATACTTGTCGGATAGTAACGTACTATGTTTACAAGTAACATATGAACTTAAGTCGCAACTACttacacttgctgagtatgctCCCTTTTTCACTAAGAAAATACTTGTTAAGTAGCTTATAGACAGTTCACACTTTTTCTCTAAGAAAATACTTGTTGGGTAGTTTAGTAGACATTTCAGACTTTTGCACCGAGGACAAATCCGATCTGGCGCTTTATTTAGAGTTTCATGGTATGttattttttttcgtttttaattttcttcagATGATGTGTACTACCGTTTCCCTTATACTTTTGTATACTGGTTTCAACAAGGAATGATTATGCCTTGTAGTATTATTAGTCGGTGGATGTGGGTTTGATTTTTGTTATGCTTTGCCTTTGCCATTATCATGGCTTTCTTTGACATTTACTATCACGATCCAACTTTATTGGACTTCCGTATTCCTGATCTTGTACGTGGATATTTTTTTGGTTCAGACTTGATTTCTGTCTTCATGTTCGTGTTAGTTAAGCTGAGGTATTTCTGTTTATCACAGACTGAGGAGAAGATAAGGGTGCTATATGATCAGAAGCGTGAGGAGCTAAAAACTTTGGATGAGAGAGGTGCCGAAGCTCATAAGCTTGAGGCAATTGAAATTTATATCAGGAAGCTATCAACGAAGATAAGCGTTGCCATTCAGATTGTCAACACTATATCAAACAAGATCAACAAGCTGAGAGATGAAGAGCTATGGCCACAAACACACGAGCTGATTCAAGGGTATGCAATGTGttttacttttaaaaaataattataattcaGATGAGTTTGTATACAAAAATTTTGTGTACACAGTGCATGCATATGTTGAATGATTTGGGTAGATCTGGTAGGATTGCATGTCGGGAACCGAGAGTTTGTATCATTTCTGGTGCACATTTGGTACACATTTGTATGTGAAGTGACTTGTTTCATTTTGGACATCCACCAACGAGTTCTAGCAGAAAATCAATATTTATCCTATCCATTTGCTGGTTTCTTGGTTTCAAGCATGTCAATAGCAGTAGTGGGATATATTTCTCATCTGAAGGACTGTTATTTGTTATCTTTTGGGTTTCCTAGTAAGTTTTTAGATCCAGTGAGGtaattaaaatacatgaatagTCTCTGTTGGGAAGGTGAGTTGGAGCCTCAATATTTCCTGGTGGTTTATTTGACTGATTCCATGGTTAATGGATATGGTATATTATCAGTTTTGCTTATAAATGCTGATTAAAGGTGTACCTTTTCCTTATGTTTCCTTGTTTTCACTTTTTAATTAGGTTAAACCTCTTATGTTGTTGTCAAAATCAATTAGTATCAGTAAATAAACTTGTGTTACCACTTTTAGAGGGCCTCATGATGTTGTATTCTTGCATCAAGCGTGCCTACTTGGCTGGGGTTGGCAGTTCtatagggtctgtttggttcgCGTCTAAGTTTGCCACAACTAAGGTTAGTCACACCATAGATTTTTAGTCAGCGGTTTGGTTTACTACCACAACTATGACAAGCCACACTTTGTTAGCCACCTGACCCACACGTCATACACTTAATTTTTAAACTAATTTTGTCACACTCGTGGCTAAGAATTTCTTAGCCACACTTTTTGTGGCTAGCCACACTTGGCTAACCTTAGATGTGGCAAACTTAGACGTGAAACAAACATACCCATAGTAGATTACCTTCGATGGGAATGTCACCTGAGTGCCCTGTGAACAAGTTCTTTAGCTTTAACCGCATGACCACAAACAAGGAGACGGGAGTCATAACATTCAGCATGTCAAAAATATTGTAACAAATTTTCCTGATCACATGTTGGTTTACTATGCCAAATTTCCTTCTAGCTTTTCTCGGTCAAAGCGCTGGCACCTATTATTCTGTATGCATttgtatattattattattatcattttcCGTACACCTTTGTTTGGATGTTGTCATTACAAAGGCTTCTGCACTACAGCTGTTTTTATGCATCTTTACATTGGCACCTACTTCATTATTTAGAAGTTAACTTAGATACTTTAAATTAGATTATTCCTTCTGACTGGAAACTAATTTTTCAGGTTTATGCAAATGTGGCATACCATGTCAGAATGCTATCAGATCCAACACAATGCCTTGTCCCAAGCTAAAAGCATAGACTCTGCCATAGCTTCTGCAAGATTCAGCGAAACTCATTTAGATTTAGTCAAGCAGCTAGAGCTTCAATTGTTGGATATGACTGCCAGCTTTGCTGCATGGTTTAATGCCCAAAAGAGCTATGTTAGTACTCTAAATGAATGGCTCAAGAAGGGAATTGAATATGTGCCTGAAGTAACTGATGATGGGGTTCCTCCGTTTTCACCAGGACGCTTAGGAGCACCCCCTATTTTCATCATCTGTAATAATTGGGCAATCAGCATGGGGAGGATATCCGAGATGGAAGTAATAGACACAATGCAGGTTTTTGCCTCCAATGTTCTGCGCCTCTGGGAGAGGCACAGGTCAGAGTGGAGGCAGGGTATGTTGGCTAATAAAGATATGGACAGAGACCTCAGGTCGATAGAGAGGGATGAACTGTTGATGCGCAAGGCGCTAGAGGCACAAAACAAGAAGCTCGTGCTCGTTTCCAATCAGAGTGGCGTATCTTTATCTGCCCAGGTGTTACATGACGATGTCCCACCTGCTGATGCTGGTCTGCAATCATGTATGCATAAATTTTTTGAAGCAATGGAGAGCTTCGCTGCTGCCTGTACGAATGCATACAAGGATCTGCATCTTCGCtctgaagaagaaaaagctcGACTTGCTCAAGAGAATGACAGAGTTTCCTAGTAGCGTTTCAGACGTTGCTGGTACAGGGGCAACTGACCGAACCTGGTGGCTGCATGAACAGCAACATTGTACATAGCAGCATGACAAATTCATAGTTCCAGTCTCACAACAGGAGTCCCCTATGTGGGATGAATCTAGATGCATGATACCGAGACATGGTTGATGCTACTCTCTGTGATGCTTTGCTCCAGTTTGTTTAGGCTAGACAAGTTCCTGAGACCGTCTTGCAAACTTGTAGTTTATTCATCCGTCACCAAAAGCTTTCGTTTTATTCTCTTTGTATACATGTGATTCATTTGTACCAGTGACTTTTGTACAGCTAAGgtacatattttcttcattttctagATGCTCATTGTGTGACTGATTCGCATCTTGGTGTTCAGTTTTGCACATCATCTTGCACCGTGTTCCTGCTAGGAATAGCAActcgtgtgtgtatatatatacatacggTGAGTCTAAAATGCGCATTCGCGCATAGTAGACTCACGCTGTGCACAACCCGAGTGCAGGTACATGCGCTTTTCTTCTTCTATCTGcatgcacaaaacaaaagagcTAACAAAACAGCTTGTGCCATATCATCAATCATTTCACTCATTAGATAAGCTTATATACTGGGAAGCTTATATACAGAGTATCTTTTAGTGATCTTAATCTTTAAAATGACATCTCTTAAACCATATGTTAAATTGTCGATCTGTATGAAGCATACTGTTGAAAAAAATGTgtttaacaaaataagatccaagaaggttatattttgatgaagttttaggatCGTAACGGAGTTACGTCCATATAAGTTACTTAGTTGCGCTT contains:
- the LOC133898372 gene encoding protein ALTERED PHOSPHATE STARVATION RESPONSE 1-like, with the protein product MGCGQSKLPHGVDDSAAVALCRARSTLLAEAIRRRYALAEAHRAYAGSLRATGAALHDFLRAVQDAAKSPPALRLPAQRKGDDAHAIPPAALASPPLPAVHDAKQVDEDDGGHIHFHSDEDDSSDDGGGHIRFPSDDEAELPLPRPETFQRVEPPQPSQTAAPYDSGYDPPYSYGPGPGPSYGYGGGYGADMGGYGQSFFSINYARNQPPPSSVSYEHRPQVTNATVHYYQGDGATGPPLPSSYYDGGYPYQYPRGGGLPPVAASSGERAAPQPPPSPPRVSTWDFLNPFESFESYCQEQLGPLATHTPSRSSNDAGEDEDIPELEDEELEEVVREAYGDECTVVNGKLAKEEGRSSAGEELHRKSKLSDASSSTPSEELHRKSRSSDASSSTGSSTVHVVEKSLVEKQLKHSGDSGSPAVPGKMYNDDVEVVQVIKSQFDRASKSAGDVCKVLEVGKMPYNQKNSGLKVSPMMICGLPSTDEEFVQFEEEKAMECGNLSSILQKLYIWEKKLLEEVKTEEKIRVLYDQKREELKTLDERGAEAHKLEAIEIYIRKLSTKISVAIQIVNTISNKINKLRDEELWPQTHELIQGFMQMWHTMSECYQIQHNALSQAKSIDSAIASARFSETHLDLVKQLELQLLDMTASFAAWFNAQKSYVSTLNEWLKKGIEYVPEVTDDGVPPFSPGRLGAPPIFIICNNWAISMGRISEMEVIDTMQVFASNVLRLWERHRSEWRQGMLANKDMDRDLRSIERDELLMRKALEAQNKKLVLVSNQSGVSLSAQVLHDDVPPADAGLQSCMHKFFEAMESFAAACTNAYKDLHLRSEEEKARLAQENDRVS